The following are encoded together in the Echinicola jeungdonensis genome:
- a CDS encoding SusF/SusE family outer membrane protein: MKIFTNNKLISTVNWTLTYLGIMMVALFSCQEEEVISPSINRTAEFSASTTSLQLKQKNSSQNALTFSWTAGSNRGTNARINYALQLVREGGDFQNGLTLNFGSQVYQSEFKVGEFNTMVKNEFGLEAGKTHGLEARLVTIVKDDSIDPVYSEAIQLEVIPFDPVTSTLYIIGDASPNGWDANQATPLIPDAQDPTKFRGQVALTPGNFKFITDLGEFLPSYNKGEGEFSLFYRDSDEEPDEQFNVSEAGMYLVTVNLSELILTLEKQEGPAFENLYIVGDASESGWNIDSPTAFKQSEDDPFVFTYEGMLTEGQFKILAGATGDWCGEWYRPTTDGQDISNNEIIQLSGCDPDYKWKVDAEQVGYYKITLDQRNLTIDISTVNLYIIGDAGPNGWDIQGPMPMEKDGAVFTYSGPLTAGEFKIAKFKGDWCDGEWINAATSGQPIGNTDFIFTQACEGPDNKWKVSESEAGDYTIQIDLSLETISITGN; encoded by the coding sequence ATGAAAATATTTACTAATAATAAATTAATTTCAACTGTAAACTGGACCCTAACCTATTTAGGGATTATGATGGTAGCTTTGTTTTCCTGTCAGGAAGAGGAGGTGATAAGTCCATCGATTAACCGTACAGCAGAATTTTCTGCTTCAACCACTTCCCTTCAACTGAAGCAAAAAAACAGTAGTCAAAATGCCCTAACTTTCTCCTGGACAGCGGGATCCAACCGAGGCACCAATGCCAGGATAAATTATGCCTTACAATTGGTCAGGGAAGGTGGGGATTTTCAAAATGGCCTTACTTTAAATTTTGGCAGTCAGGTTTACCAAAGCGAATTCAAAGTGGGTGAATTCAATACCATGGTGAAGAATGAATTTGGCTTGGAGGCTGGAAAGACGCATGGCTTAGAAGCCAGGTTGGTGACAATAGTAAAAGATGATTCCATTGATCCGGTATATTCAGAAGCTATACAATTGGAAGTGATTCCTTTTGATCCGGTAACCTCCACCTTGTACATCATCGGGGATGCCAGTCCCAATGGCTGGGATGCCAATCAAGCTACCCCTTTGATTCCTGATGCGCAGGACCCAACCAAGTTTAGGGGACAGGTAGCTTTGACTCCAGGTAATTTTAAATTCATCACAGATTTAGGTGAATTCCTTCCTTCATACAATAAAGGGGAAGGAGAATTTTCATTATTTTACCGGGACAGTGATGAGGAACCTGATGAACAATTCAATGTTTCTGAGGCTGGTATGTATTTGGTGACTGTAAATTTGAGTGAATTAATCCTGACGCTTGAAAAGCAAGAGGGACCTGCATTTGAAAATTTATATATCGTTGGTGATGCCAGTGAAAGTGGCTGGAACATAGATAGCCCGACAGCATTTAAACAAAGTGAAGATGATCCTTTTGTTTTTACTTATGAAGGGATGTTGACCGAGGGTCAATTTAAAATTCTTGCCGGAGCCACAGGTGATTGGTGTGGCGAATGGTATAGGCCAACAACCGATGGACAAGATATTTCTAACAATGAGATAATTCAGTTATCTGGTTGTGATCCTGATTACAAATGGAAAGTGGACGCTGAGCAAGTGGGGTATTACAAAATTACATTGGATCAAAGGAATCTGACTATCGATATAAGTACGGTTAATCTGTATATAATTGGAGATGCTGGTCCTAATGGTTGGGACATTCAAGGTCCAATGCCTATGGAAAAAGATGGGGCGGTCTTTACCTATTCTGGACCATTAACCGCCGGAGAATTTAAAATCGCTAAATTCAAAGGGGATTGGTGCGATGGAGAATGGATCAATGCAGCAACCTCTGGTCAACCCATCGGTAATACAGACTTTATCTTTACCCAAGCTTGTGAAGGGCCGGATAATAAATGGAAAGTTTCTGAAAGTGAAGCTGGAGACTATACCATTCAAATTGATTTATCTCTAGAAACCATATCCATTACTGGCAATTAA
- a CDS encoding IS3 family transposase (programmed frameshift): MSNRERRTFDKAFKTMAVELHLNGKTSTEVGRELGIGPDLVRRWAREFKASESSSFPGNGKQHLTEEEKEILALKKALKEAELERDIPKKGSKHLFQGGQQIFRFIRAHRHEFAVEKMCRVFKVSRSGFYGWLNRKPSKCAEEREEVSREIHKIYAESKCRYGSPKITIELRDRGFSVSRPRVARIMKANGLRSVISGKFSVCTTESNHSFRISPNLLNRNFSPDGPAKSWVSDITYIWTEEGWLYLTMIMDLYDRKIIGWSMSTTMHAGATVIPAWRMAQINRPFFRDLVFHSDRGVQYACGEFKNELDSEKVRQSMSRKGNCWDNAVAENFFKILKSETGYRKYGSVMQAKQEIFEFIEIWYNRNRRHSSLGYLSPDQFGKTNKKITV; encoded by the exons ATGAGTAATAGAGAAAGGAGAACATTTGACAAGGCCTTTAAAACGATGGCCGTAGAGCTTCATTTGAATGGAAAAACAAGTACTGAAGTTGGAAGAGAACTTGGGATTGGACCAGACCTGGTCAGGCGTTGGGCCAGGGAATTTAAAGCAAGTGAATCCAGCAGCTTTCCCGGAAACGGGAAACAGCATCTAACAGAAGAAGAGAAAGAAATCCTTGCCTTGAAAAAAGCCCTGAAAGAAGCCGAACTGGAGCGTGATATTC CTAAAAAAGGCAGTAAGCATCTTTTCCAAGGGGGACAACAAATATTCCGGTTCATAAGGGCTCACAGGCACGAGTTTGCTGTTGAAAAGATGTGCAGGGTTTTTAAAGTAAGCAGAAGCGGTTTTTATGGCTGGCTTAACCGAAAACCATCCAAATGTGCTGAGGAGCGAGAAGAAGTATCCAGGGAAATCCATAAAATCTATGCTGAAAGCAAGTGCCGGTATGGAAGTCCGAAGATAACCATTGAGCTTAGGGACAGGGGCTTTTCGGTGTCCAGGCCAAGGGTTGCCAGGATAATGAAAGCAAATGGGCTCAGGAGTGTGATATCGGGGAAGTTCAGTGTCTGTACCACTGAATCTAACCACAGTTTCAGAATCAGTCCGAACCTGCTTAACAGGAACTTCAGCCCTGATGGCCCTGCAAAATCATGGGTATCGGACATTACCTACATCTGGACAGAAGAGGGATGGCTTTACCTGACCATGATCATGGACCTGTATGACCGTAAGATAATCGGATGGTCGATGTCCACCACCATGCATGCCGGGGCAACAGTTATACCGGCATGGCGAATGGCACAGATCAACAGGCCTTTTTTCAGAGACCTGGTTTTCCATTCAGACAGGGGCGTACAATATGCCTGCGGTGAATTCAAGAATGAACTCGATTCTGAAAAGGTGAGGCAGAGCATGAGCAGAAAAGGAAACTGCTGGGACAATGCAGTAGCTGAAAACTTCTTCAAAATCCTGAAATCGGAAACAGGATACCGTAAATACGGATCAGTAATGCAAGCAAAACAGGAAATTTTCGAATTTATTGAAATCTGGTACAATAGGAACAGGAGACACTCCTCACTTGGGTACCTATCACCTGATCAGTTCGGAAAAACCAACAAAAAAATTACCGTATAA
- a CDS encoding NmrA/HSCARG family protein has product MPQKKIITVMGATGAQGGGLARAILNDKNSEFAVRAVTRDSSSKKAQELEKMGAELVEADVEDKDSLKKAFEGAYGAYLVTFYWDHFSPEKEYQHAQNLAEAAHEAKLQHVIWSTLEDTRKWVPLDDDRMPTLQGNYKVPHFDMKGQANHFFHDLNVPTTFLLASFYWDNFIYFGAGPKKGEDGKLYLTFPLDDKKMAGIASEDIGKCAYGIFKKGKIMIGQTVGVAGEKLTGQEMATALTKAIGKEVIYNNVTPDTYRGFGFPGADDLGNMFQFYRDFESVCNQHRDEKQSKELNPELKTLEKWLGENVSKIPLD; this is encoded by the coding sequence ATGCCACAAAAGAAAATTATTACGGTTATGGGAGCTACAGGTGCCCAGGGCGGTGGCCTGGCACGAGCCATTTTAAATGATAAAAACAGTGAATTTGCAGTCAGAGCTGTTACCAGGGACTCCAGCTCAAAAAAAGCCCAAGAACTGGAAAAAATGGGAGCAGAATTGGTAGAGGCCGATGTGGAAGACAAAGACAGCCTCAAAAAAGCTTTTGAAGGAGCCTATGGGGCTTATTTGGTGACCTTTTATTGGGACCATTTTTCTCCGGAAAAGGAATATCAACATGCCCAAAATCTGGCTGAAGCTGCTCATGAAGCCAAATTACAACATGTCATTTGGTCCACCCTAGAGGATACCCGAAAATGGGTGCCTTTGGATGATGACCGAATGCCAACCCTTCAGGGCAACTACAAGGTACCCCATTTTGATATGAAAGGGCAAGCCAATCATTTTTTTCATGATTTAAATGTGCCCACCACCTTTTTGCTGGCTTCCTTTTATTGGGACAACTTTATCTATTTTGGAGCCGGACCCAAAAAAGGTGAGGATGGTAAACTCTATTTGACCTTTCCCCTGGATGATAAAAAGATGGCAGGAATTGCTTCCGAAGATATTGGGAAATGCGCTTATGGAATATTTAAAAAAGGAAAGATAATGATTGGACAAACCGTCGGTGTAGCTGGGGAAAAGCTTACCGGACAGGAGATGGCCACTGCATTGACAAAAGCTATAGGCAAGGAAGTCATTTATAACAATGTCACTCCAGATACGTACCGGGGTTTTGGTTTCCCTGGGGCAGATGACCTTGGAAATATGTTCCAATTCTACCGGGACTTTGAATCGGTATGCAATCAGCACCGGGATGAAAAACAATCCAAAGAGCTCAACCCGGAATTAAAAACCTTGGAGAAGTGGTTGGGGGAAAATGTCTCAAAAATACCTTTGGATTAA
- a CDS encoding glycerophosphodiester phosphodiesterase, whose protein sequence is MSPLSKVLAAFLLFFMTLSCTPQKETFLQNKVIAHRGAWKSQELPQNSLASLNRAIELGCEGTEFDVWMTKDEVLVVNHDADFYGMPIETTSYASLLTQKLSNGEHLPTLEEYLKEGMDQTKTKLILEIKPSEISQERSVKIAQKSVDLVWSLKAENWVDYITFDYEAGKKVIEMDPNARVSYLNGDKSPAELKEDGFLGLDYHYKVLKENPQWIQEARELGLTINSWTVNNREDMLWLLEEGTDFITTDEPEMLLEIVSGKTSEEVVD, encoded by the coding sequence ATGAGCCCTTTATCAAAAGTATTGGCCGCATTTCTATTATTCTTTATGACCCTTTCCTGTACACCTCAAAAAGAAACATTTCTTCAAAATAAAGTCATTGCCCACCGTGGTGCCTGGAAGTCCCAAGAGCTTCCCCAAAATTCTTTGGCTTCCCTGAACCGGGCCATCGAATTGGGCTGTGAAGGGACTGAATTTGATGTTTGGATGACCAAAGATGAGGTTTTGGTGGTCAACCATGATGCCGATTTCTATGGAATGCCCATTGAAACAACCAGCTATGCCAGTTTGCTGACCCAAAAACTGTCCAATGGGGAACACCTTCCCACGCTGGAAGAATATTTGAAAGAAGGAATGGATCAAACCAAAACCAAGCTGATATTGGAAATCAAACCCTCGGAAATCAGCCAGGAAAGAAGTGTTAAAATTGCCCAAAAATCAGTGGATTTGGTCTGGTCACTAAAGGCAGAAAATTGGGTGGATTATATCACTTTTGACTATGAGGCGGGAAAAAAGGTGATTGAGATGGACCCAAATGCCCGGGTTTCCTATCTTAATGGGGACAAAAGCCCTGCGGAGCTCAAAGAGGATGGATTTTTGGGATTGGATTACCACTATAAAGTATTAAAGGAGAATCCCCAATGGATTCAGGAAGCAAGGGAGTTGGGTTTAACCATCAATTCCTGGACGGTCAATAACAGAGAAGATATGCTCTGGTTATTGGAAGAAGGGACTGACTTTATTACCACCGATGAACCGGAAATGTTGCTAGAAATCGTCTCAGGCAAAACAAGTGAGGAAGTGGTTGATTAA
- a CDS encoding helix-turn-helix domain-containing protein: MIKSEKEYSAINERIEELLSVPENIENPDAKGYVELNLLSDLVADYEEKHHPIKSPSLTEAIGLRMHERGLNQKALSEYLGVSTSRISEYLNGKSEHYLKIAREISRKLEIEASIVLGV, from the coding sequence ATGATCAAGTCAGAAAAAGAATACAGTGCCATTAATGAAAGAATAGAAGAGCTACTTTCTGTTCCCGAAAATATAGAAAACCCAGATGCTAAAGGTTATGTGGAATTGAACTTACTCTCAGATTTGGTTGCAGATTATGAAGAAAAACATCACCCTATCAAGTCTCCAAGTCTTACAGAAGCCATAGGACTCCGTATGCACGAACGTGGATTGAACCAAAAAGCACTTTCGGAATATTTAGGGGTAAGCACTTCTAGAATAAGCGAATATCTTAACGGAAAAAGCGAACATTACTTAAAGATTGCACGGGAAATAAGCCGGAAATTAGAAATTGAAGCATCTATTGTACTAGGGGTATAG
- a CDS encoding anaerobic ribonucleoside-triphosphate reductase activating protein has translation MSKGSILQRNAIRPIYNITPFTLLDFPDKTACIIWFAGCNMRCQYCYNPDIVQGKGKLFLNQALEFIQSRKNLLDGVVLSGGECTLHKEAFILAREAKKMGMLVKVDTNGSLPMRLQLLLDYNLVDYVALDFKSLPKNYHMITGAYEFSNFEKSLHLLIHSKIDFEVRTTVHSDLISQEDLHRMVKFLEKRAYTGNYYLQAFINDVPTIGNMGPSENLGNVEKLSTDKIKVIKRES, from the coding sequence ATGAGCAAAGGGTCCATTTTACAGAGGAATGCCATAAGGCCAATTTATAATATTACCCCTTTTACTTTATTAGACTTTCCGGACAAAACAGCCTGCATTATTTGGTTTGCAGGCTGTAATATGCGTTGCCAGTATTGTTATAATCCGGATATAGTCCAGGGGAAGGGGAAACTATTCCTAAACCAAGCTTTGGAATTCATTCAATCCAGAAAAAATTTGTTGGATGGAGTAGTATTGAGTGGTGGGGAATGTACCCTTCATAAGGAAGCATTTATCCTTGCCCGGGAAGCCAAAAAAATGGGGATGTTGGTAAAGGTGGATACCAATGGTTCCTTACCAATGCGTCTTCAGCTACTTTTGGATTACAATTTGGTGGATTATGTGGCATTGGATTTCAAATCACTTCCCAAAAATTACCATATGATAACCGGGGCTTATGAATTCAGTAATTTTGAAAAATCCCTCCATCTTTTGATCCATTCCAAAATTGATTTTGAAGTTAGGACTACGGTCCATTCTGACCTGATCAGCCAGGAAGATCTGCACCGGATGGTTAAATTTTTAGAAAAAAGAGCTTACACAGGCAACTATTATTTACAAGCTTTTATCAACGATGTTCCAACTATTGGCAATATGGGCCCATCTGAAAATTTAGGAAATGTAGAAAAGCTTTCCACTGATAAAATAAAAGTCATTAAAAGGGAAAGTTAA
- the nrdD gene encoding anaerobic ribonucleoside-triphosphate reductase produces the protein MQKILNTNLLEKHTEKRTKCLVYTRVMGYYRPVESFNIGKKGEHEQRVHFTEECHKANL, from the coding sequence ATGCAAAAAATTCTAAACACCAACTTATTAGAAAAACATACCGAAAAAAGAACAAAATGTCTGGTTTATACCCGGGTGATGGGGTATTACCGGCCGGTAGAAAGTTTCAACATCGGAAAAAAAGGAGAACATGAGCAAAGGGTCCATTTTACAGAGGAATGCCATAAGGCCAATTTATAA
- a CDS encoding ribonucleoside triphosphate reductase has translation MEHFVIKRNGNYEKFQPYKIKDALEKAFKSVQIPFDPESFKDIIETLKMKTTWAVEDIQDCIEKVLFQYQYFEVMRSFMLYRHTRKLQREHIAGLNDDTTYVNSTQTIEEYIQETDWRVNANANTSYSNAGLVNNVAGKIIANYWLDKVYNKEEGYAHRNGDIHIHDLDCLTGYCAGWSLRALLNEGFNGVRGRIESKAPSHFREALGQMANFLGILQSEWAGAQAFSSFDTYLAPYVFKDQLTYSEILKAVRSFIYNLNVPARWGQSPFTNITLDWEVPEDLKDQFPTKQNHHLFKNCVDPDLMEKARQRGVNTPGELSYKHFKPEMDLINKAYYTIMTEGDANGQPFTFPIPTVNITEEFDWYGKNTDLLFENTAKTGSSYFQNFIGSQFILDENGNRKENPNAYKPNAVRSMCCRLQLDLRELLKRGNGLFGSAEMTGSIGVVTINMARLGYLFKGQKGKLYERLDQLMDLAKSTLEKKRKMVQEMYDRGLYPYTKRYLPHFRNHFSTIGVNGMNEMILNFTQGKSNITHPDGMELAKEILDHIRQKIKNYQETTGNLYNLEATPAEGTTYRFAKEDKKRFPGIIQAGQGEQIYYTNSSQLPVHHTDDPFEALQLQDELQCKYTGGTVLHLYMREKISSPEACRNLLRKVISNFRLPYITMTPVFSICPEHGYLNGEHQYCPKCDEILIDQLNQIN, from the coding sequence ATGGAACATTTCGTCATAAAAAGAAACGGTAACTACGAGAAATTCCAACCTTATAAAATAAAAGACGCCTTGGAAAAGGCGTTCAAAAGTGTCCAAATCCCATTTGATCCAGAATCCTTCAAGGATATTATCGAAACCCTAAAAATGAAAACCACATGGGCAGTAGAGGACATTCAAGATTGCATTGAAAAAGTATTATTCCAGTACCAATACTTTGAAGTAATGCGTTCTTTTATGCTATACAGGCATACCCGAAAATTACAGCGTGAACATATTGCAGGCCTGAATGATGATACTACTTATGTCAATAGTACCCAAACTATAGAAGAGTATATTCAAGAGACAGACTGGAGAGTCAATGCCAATGCCAATACTTCCTATTCCAATGCGGGACTGGTGAATAATGTGGCTGGTAAGATCATCGCCAATTATTGGTTGGATAAAGTTTATAACAAAGAGGAAGGTTATGCCCATAGAAATGGGGACATCCATATTCATGACCTGGATTGTCTTACAGGATATTGTGCGGGCTGGAGTTTAAGGGCTTTGCTCAATGAGGGTTTTAATGGAGTTCGAGGAAGAATTGAGAGCAAAGCCCCCTCCCACTTTAGGGAAGCCTTAGGTCAAATGGCGAATTTTCTGGGTATCCTGCAAAGTGAATGGGCAGGTGCCCAGGCTTTCAGTTCCTTCGATACCTACCTGGCACCTTATGTCTTTAAAGACCAATTGACCTACTCCGAAATTCTGAAAGCGGTGAGAAGTTTTATTTACAATCTGAATGTTCCGGCCAGATGGGGACAATCTCCATTTACCAATATTACCCTGGACTGGGAAGTTCCCGAAGACCTTAAGGATCAATTTCCAACGAAACAAAACCACCACCTTTTCAAAAATTGTGTTGACCCTGATTTAATGGAAAAAGCCCGTCAAAGAGGGGTCAACACTCCCGGGGAATTAAGTTATAAGCATTTCAAACCGGAAATGGACCTGATCAACAAGGCCTATTACACCATTATGACAGAAGGAGATGCCAATGGTCAACCATTCACCTTTCCCATTCCTACTGTGAATATTACGGAGGAATTTGATTGGTATGGGAAAAATACAGACCTCTTATTTGAAAATACGGCCAAAACAGGCTCTTCCTATTTTCAAAACTTTATTGGAAGCCAATTTATTTTGGATGAAAATGGAAACCGGAAAGAAAATCCCAATGCTTACAAACCCAATGCCGTCAGAAGTATGTGTTGCCGGCTTCAACTGGATCTAAGGGAATTGTTGAAAAGAGGAAATGGATTGTTTGGAAGTGCGGAAATGACAGGAAGTATAGGCGTGGTCACTATCAATATGGCCCGATTGGGTTATCTTTTCAAAGGACAAAAGGGCAAACTTTATGAGCGTTTGGACCAATTGATGGACTTGGCAAAATCCACCCTGGAAAAGAAAAGAAAAATGGTTCAGGAAATGTATGATCGAGGCCTTTATCCATACACCAAAAGGTATTTGCCCCATTTCAGGAATCATTTTTCTACCATTGGGGTCAATGGGATGAATGAAATGATCCTGAATTTTACACAAGGGAAATCCAATATCACTCATCCTGATGGCATGGAACTGGCCAAGGAAATCCTTGATCATATCCGTCAAAAGATAAAAAACTACCAGGAAACCACGGGCAACTTATATAACCTGGAGGCCACTCCTGCTGAAGGAACCACCTACCGGTTTGCCAAAGAAGATAAAAAAAGGTTTCCTGGCATTATTCAAGCGGGTCAAGGGGAGCAGATTTATTACACCAACAGTTCACAGCTTCCCGTCCATCATACAGATGATCCATTTGAAGCTTTGCAGCTACAGGATGAATTACAATGTAAGTACACGGGCGGAACGGTGCTTCACCTTTATATGCGGGAAAAAATCAGTTCACCGGAAGCCTGTAGAAATTTATTAAGAAAAGTCATTTCCAATTTCCGCTTGCCCTATATTACTATGACTCCAGTATTTAGCATTTGTCCTGAACATGGATATCTCAACGGCGAGCACCAGTATTGTCCCAAATGTGATGAAATTTTAATCGATCAATTAAACCAAATCAATTAA
- the nadA gene encoding quinolinate synthase NadA: MYNSEELKDKILKLKKEKNAVILAHYYQEEAIQDIADFVGDSLELSRKASQTDSEIIVFAGVHFMAETAKILNPNKKVLLPDLDAGCSLADACSADEFANFRYQYPDHLAISYINCSAEVKAMSDLICTSANAVKIIQSIPKGQPILFAPDKNLGKYLIRETGRDMLLWEGACMVHEAFSIEKIMEVWKKYPKAKLVAHPESEPHLLKVADFVGSTSAMLKFVQKDDHPSYIIATEAGILHEMQKAVPQKVLIPAPSHENNTCACSECAFMKMNSLENLYQCLKLGAPEITLDPDIQTKALLPIQKMLNIS; encoded by the coding sequence ATGTACAATAGTGAAGAATTAAAGGATAAAATCCTGAAGCTAAAAAAGGAGAAGAATGCGGTTATTCTGGCCCATTATTACCAGGAGGAGGCCATTCAGGATATTGCTGATTTTGTAGGTGACAGTTTGGAATTGTCCAGAAAGGCAAGTCAAACGGATTCCGAAATTATTGTTTTTGCAGGAGTTCATTTTATGGCAGAGACTGCAAAAATTCTCAATCCAAACAAAAAAGTATTATTACCGGATTTGGATGCTGGATGTTCCCTTGCGGATGCCTGCTCAGCAGATGAATTTGCAAATTTCCGTTACCAGTATCCCGATCATTTGGCCATCAGTTATATCAATTGCTCTGCGGAGGTAAAAGCCATGAGTGATTTAATTTGCACCTCTGCCAATGCTGTTAAAATCATCCAATCTATTCCCAAAGGCCAGCCAATTCTTTTTGCCCCGGATAAAAACCTGGGGAAATATTTGATCAGGGAAACCGGCAGGGATATGTTGCTTTGGGAGGGGGCTTGTATGGTTCATGAGGCCTTTTCAATAGAGAAAATCATGGAAGTCTGGAAAAAATATCCCAAAGCTAAGTTGGTGGCCCATCCGGAATCAGAGCCCCACTTGCTAAAAGTTGCAGATTTTGTGGGGTCCACCTCTGCCATGTTAAAGTTTGTTCAAAAAGATGATCACCCTTCTTATATCATTGCCACCGAAGCCGGAATTTTACATGAAATGCAAAAGGCTGTTCCGCAAAAGGTATTAATTCCGGCTCCCAGCCATGAAAATAATACTTGTGCCTGCAGTGAATGTGCTTTTATGAAAATGAATTCTTTGGAAAATTTATATCAATGTTTAAAACTTGGAGCACCGGAAATCACCTTGGATCCTGATATCCAAACCAAAGCCTTATTACCCATTCAAAAAATGTTAAACATAAGCTAA
- a CDS encoding L-aspartate oxidase, producing METDVLIIGSGVSGLSCALNLVKKDPNCKVIILDKSLEGECNTRHAQGGLAAVMDPSRDDFFFHYQDTMEAGRYKSFPHVVKYLVENAPSGIQDLSNWGVGFDRDSKGGLVLGLEGGHSQPRIVHYKDCTGSEIHQKLLLQIKQHPNIHLLKGTFTIDLITNDLEEKANQKVCFGAWGVDLTKNEVFRIFSGATVLATGGTGWMFEKTTNPSIATGDGLAMAIRAGARTRDLNHYQFHPTAIHQKKNDRALLITEALRGAGAHIVNYQLERFLFNGDSRGELATRDVVTHLIQEEMQKSGMPNVYLDARHLGKEKLESRFPQVVLNCSQIGLHPAEDLIPIAPAAHYQCGGISVDLNGLSSIAQLYALGECAGTGLHGANRLASNSLIEGVVFAKNVALTILSAQNQTQIIGPTQKENNQIQGKLDRRECPVGIDNLLNQLKTEMSAIMLRSENYQRGVLGAKIMEWKKLVDNAFQKNKFNQKILEIRNLLDVAEKVIDFPLNKNMDVEYHENFQV from the coding sequence ATGGAAACGGATGTATTGATTATCGGAAGTGGGGTATCAGGACTTTCCTGTGCTTTGAATTTGGTGAAGAAAGATCCCAATTGCAAGGTCATCATTTTGGACAAAAGCCTGGAAGGGGAATGCAATACCCGACATGCCCAGGGTGGGCTGGCAGCTGTTATGGATCCAAGCAGGGATGATTTTTTTTTCCATTACCAGGATACCATGGAAGCTGGAAGATATAAGTCTTTCCCTCATGTAGTAAAATATTTGGTAGAGAATGCCCCAAGTGGAATCCAGGACTTATCCAATTGGGGAGTAGGTTTTGACCGTGATTCAAAAGGAGGTTTGGTGTTGGGCTTGGAGGGAGGCCATTCTCAACCCAGGATTGTGCATTATAAGGACTGTACTGGTTCGGAAATCCACCAAAAACTTTTATTGCAGATAAAGCAACATCCCAATATCCATTTGTTAAAAGGAACATTTACTATTGATTTGATCACTAATGATTTGGAGGAAAAAGCAAATCAAAAAGTTTGTTTTGGGGCTTGGGGGGTAGATTTAACGAAAAACGAGGTATTTCGAATTTTTTCAGGGGCAACGGTTTTGGCTACCGGTGGAACTGGTTGGATGTTTGAAAAAACCACTAATCCTTCGATTGCAACCGGAGATGGTTTGGCTATGGCCATCAGGGCAGGAGCCAGAACAAGGGATTTGAACCATTATCAATTTCATCCTACCGCGATTCACCAAAAGAAAAATGATAGGGCCCTACTGATTACTGAAGCTTTGCGTGGAGCAGGGGCTCATATTGTTAATTATCAATTGGAAAGGTTTCTGTTTAATGGAGACTCCCGAGGTGAACTTGCCACCAGGGATGTTGTGACCCATTTAATTCAAGAGGAGATGCAAAAATCCGGTATGCCAAATGTTTATTTGGATGCCCGTCATTTGGGCAAAGAAAAGTTGGAAAGCCGATTTCCCCAAGTGGTTTTGAATTGCAGTCAAATCGGTCTTCATCCGGCTGAAGATTTGATACCCATTGCCCCTGCGGCCCATTACCAATGCGGAGGAATTTCAGTTGACCTAAACGGTTTAAGTAGTATAGCCCAATTATACGCTTTAGGAGAATGTGCAGGAACAGGGCTACACGGGGCCAACCGATTGGCTTCTAATTCATTAATAGAAGGGGTGGTTTTTGCCAAAAATGTGGCACTTACAATACTTTCTGCCCAAAATCAAACTCAAATAATAGGGCCAACCCAAAAGGAAAATAATCAGATCCAGGGAAAATTGGATAGGAGAGAATGCCCTGTTGGGATTGATAATCTATTAAATCAATTGAAAACAGAAATGTCCGCTATAATGCTAAGGTCCGAAAATTACCAGCGTGGAGTTTTGGGAGCAAAAATTATGGAATGGAAAAAACTGGTGGATAACGCATTTCAAAAGAATAAATTCAATCAAAAAATATTGGAAATCAGGAATTTGCTGGATGTGGCAGAAAAAGTCATTGATTTCCCATTAAACAAAAACATGGATGTGGAGTATCACGAAAATTTTCAGGTTTGA